One window from the genome of Cryobacterium sp. GrIS_2_6 encodes:
- the mgtA gene encoding magnesium-translocating P-type ATPase encodes MPDLTSKETARLNPEPPEATTLADFASSSAGEVLSRLGSTAAGLTGVEAARRLASTGPNAVRTHKAGPLSVLGRQLRSPILILLIVTAALSLLLGDVTNSIVIGVILLASVGLGFSNEYRAELAAEALHSRVTHKAVAVRDGSLVEIDVVDIVPGDILHLSLGAVVPADIRLLSCEDLLCDESILTGESLPVDKSPESIPGGAALGDLNSCVLMGTVIQSGSCVGVVVYTGAHAEFGRIALGLGTRQPQTEFELGLRRFSLLLLQVAIGLTTLIFVANLLLQRPLLESLLFSLAIAVGITPQLLPAVVSTSLATGTRELAKRKVLVKRLVSIEDLGDMDVLVTDKTGTLTEGKISFTTALPAAPHVDAGDVLRYGLLATEVDYSTGTVSTVGQNPLDVAVWAAPEAPASQVSEYTRLDVIPFDHERRMTSVLVRDPAGTVTLVTKGSPEDVLRVCRDVAPAARNLLDQQYAKGSRVVAVATRTASGLTGIRPADENDLTLAGFLIFLDRPKQSARVSLKRLETLGISVKIATGDNARVAEKVCGDLGLESGGTLTGREIDALTDAELAVRAEDASIFARVSPEQKSRLIHALRANGRAVGFLGDGVNDALALHGADIGISVDSATDVAKDAADVVLLDKDLGVLADGVMEGRRIFANTIKYVLMGTSSNFGNMFSAATASVVLSFLPMLPGQILLNNLLYDAGQLAIPGDRVDKEQLLAPSHWDIGYIRRFMFLFGPISSLFDFATFALMLLVFQAAPGEFRAGWFIESLATQTLIIFAIRTRRVPFLRSRASRGLTISAFSVVAIGMYLPFSPLAGVLGFDPLPLPFFLALAGMTVLYLVLVEFAKQWFFSRPAQQPTATRQRVSSHHLARRAARFSVVEPGAVVARRRSASRRRRARAGRK; translated from the coding sequence ATGCCCGACCTCACGTCGAAGGAAACCGCGAGACTGAACCCGGAGCCTCCCGAGGCGACGACGCTCGCGGACTTCGCGAGCAGCAGCGCCGGTGAGGTGCTGAGCCGACTCGGGTCAACGGCTGCGGGCCTGACCGGCGTTGAGGCAGCTCGTCGGCTCGCCTCGACCGGACCCAATGCGGTGCGCACGCACAAGGCAGGTCCCCTGTCCGTGCTCGGCAGGCAATTGCGCAGTCCCATCCTCATCCTCCTGATCGTGACCGCCGCCCTGTCGCTTCTCCTCGGAGACGTCACCAACTCCATCGTGATCGGCGTCATCCTCCTGGCGAGCGTCGGGCTCGGCTTCAGCAATGAGTACCGGGCCGAGCTCGCCGCCGAGGCGCTGCATTCGCGGGTGACGCACAAGGCCGTCGCCGTCAGGGACGGCTCCCTGGTCGAGATCGATGTCGTCGACATCGTTCCCGGCGACATCCTCCACCTGTCCCTCGGCGCCGTCGTCCCCGCCGACATCCGCTTGCTCTCGTGTGAGGACCTGCTCTGCGACGAGAGCATCCTGACCGGGGAATCACTGCCGGTGGACAAGTCGCCGGAATCCATCCCCGGCGGAGCGGCGCTCGGCGACCTGAACTCCTGCGTGCTGATGGGCACGGTCATCCAGTCTGGAAGCTGCGTCGGCGTGGTCGTCTACACGGGCGCCCACGCCGAATTCGGGCGCATCGCACTCGGCCTCGGCACCCGGCAGCCGCAGACTGAGTTCGAGCTCGGCCTCCGGCGTTTCTCGCTGCTGCTGCTCCAGGTGGCCATCGGGTTGACGACGCTCATCTTCGTCGCAAACCTGCTTCTCCAGCGCCCCCTGCTCGAGTCCCTGCTGTTCTCGCTCGCGATCGCGGTCGGGATCACCCCCCAGCTCCTGCCCGCCGTCGTCTCCACTAGCCTCGCCACCGGGACCAGGGAGCTTGCGAAGCGCAAGGTCCTGGTCAAGCGCCTGGTCTCGATCGAGGACCTCGGCGACATGGACGTGCTCGTCACGGACAAGACGGGAACCCTGACCGAGGGGAAGATCTCCTTCACGACGGCGCTCCCTGCTGCCCCCCATGTGGACGCGGGAGATGTCCTCCGGTACGGGCTGCTCGCGACCGAGGTCGACTACTCGACGGGCACGGTGTCGACGGTCGGCCAGAACCCGCTCGACGTGGCCGTCTGGGCCGCACCGGAGGCCCCGGCCTCGCAGGTGTCCGAGTACACCCGGCTCGATGTGATTCCGTTCGACCATGAGCGCCGGATGACAAGCGTGCTCGTGCGAGACCCGGCAGGGACGGTCACCCTCGTCACCAAGGGTTCGCCCGAGGATGTGCTCCGGGTCTGCCGCGACGTGGCACCGGCCGCCCGGAACCTGCTTGACCAGCAATACGCGAAGGGCAGCCGCGTGGTCGCGGTGGCGACCCGGACAGCCTCCGGGCTCACGGGCATCCGCCCGGCCGATGAGAACGACCTCACCCTCGCCGGGTTCCTCATCTTCCTCGACCGCCCGAAGCAGAGCGCGCGGGTTTCGCTGAAGCGGCTCGAGACCCTGGGCATCTCCGTGAAGATCGCGACGGGGGATAACGCCCGGGTCGCGGAGAAGGTGTGCGGCGACCTCGGCCTTGAGTCGGGGGGCACCCTGACGGGCAGGGAGATCGACGCCCTGACGGATGCCGAACTCGCGGTCCGTGCGGAGGACGCGAGCATCTTCGCCCGGGTGTCCCCGGAGCAGAAGTCCCGGCTCATCCACGCCCTGCGGGCGAACGGGCGTGCCGTCGGTTTCCTCGGCGACGGCGTCAACGACGCCCTTGCCCTGCACGGAGCCGACATCGGGATCTCGGTGGACAGCGCAACGGATGTCGCCAAGGACGCCGCGGATGTCGTGCTGCTCGACAAGGACCTCGGAGTGCTGGCCGACGGGGTGATGGAAGGTCGACGGATCTTCGCGAACACGATCAAATACGTGCTGATGGGCACCTCGAGCAATTTCGGCAACATGTTCAGCGCGGCGACGGCATCCGTCGTGCTCAGCTTTCTGCCGATGCTGCCCGGGCAGATCCTGCTGAACAACCTTCTCTACGACGCCGGCCAGCTCGCCATTCCCGGCGACCGGGTCGACAAGGAGCAGCTGCTCGCGCCCTCGCACTGGGACATCGGGTACATCCGGCGCTTCATGTTCCTGTTCGGCCCGATCAGCTCGCTCTTCGACTTCGCGACCTTCGCGCTGATGCTCCTGGTCTTCCAGGCCGCGCCCGGAGAGTTCCGGGCGGGGTGGTTCATCGAATCGCTGGCCACGCAGACGCTTATTATTTTCGCGATCCGCACCCGACGGGTGCCGTTCCTGCGTAGCAGGGCCTCTCGAGGGCTCACCATCTCGGCGTTCTCCGTTGTCGCGATCGGCATGTACCTGCCGTTCTCTCCGCTCGCCGGAGTCCTCGGCTTCGACCCCCTGCCGCTGCCGTTCTTCCTTGCCCTGGCCGGGATGACCGTGCTGTACCTCGTCCTGGTCGAGTTCGCCAAGCAGTGGTTCTTCAGCCGCCCCGCGCAGCAGCCGACGGCCACCCGTCAGCGGGTCTCGAGCCACCACCTTGCCCGGCGGGCGGCCCGCTTCAGCGTCGTGGAACCGGGGGCGGTCGTCGCCAGGCGACGGTCGGCCTCGCGGCGCAGACGTGCCAGGGCCGGGCGGAAATAG
- a CDS encoding flavodoxin domain-containing protein, translating into MSAIVVFDSTYGTTESVAGTIADAIGGSAVSVSTISPDSLTGVDLLFVGCPINGWRPSPRMQAFLDQLHPGTLRGIQAAAFDTRVHSPLHGGAAGRVTRRLKPAGAHILAGPTCFIVDGKTGPLADGELDRARQWADSIVAALAS; encoded by the coding sequence GTGAGCGCGATCGTTGTCTTCGATTCCACCTACGGCACCACCGAATCCGTTGCAGGGACCATCGCGGATGCGATCGGCGGCAGTGCGGTGTCCGTTTCGACCATCAGCCCGGACAGCCTGACCGGAGTGGATCTCCTCTTCGTCGGCTGCCCGATCAACGGCTGGCGTCCATCACCGCGGATGCAAGCCTTCCTCGACCAGTTGCACCCCGGCACCCTGCGCGGTATCCAGGCTGCCGCCTTCGACACCCGGGTCCACTCGCCCCTGCACGGGGGCGCCGCAGGGAGGGTGACCCGCAGGCTCAAGCCCGCAGGGGCCCACATCCTGGCCGGGCCGACGTGTTTCATCGTCGACGGCAAGACCGGACCGCTCGCCGACGGGGAGCTCGACCGGGCCCGCCAGTGGGCCGACTCGATCGTAGCCGCCCTCGCCTCGTGA
- a CDS encoding energy-coupling factor transporter transmembrane protein EcfT has protein sequence MIGLYSPGHSLLHRAPTLLKLAVLSAGVLWVGILGEPWQLLVALGIIAGLYLGAGVPARAAWQQIGPILWILLIAVPIQALLAGWVPAALMAGRLLAAVALAALFTLTTTVTAVLEGFQRLLRPFDRWVDADRVGLLVAITLRCIPLVAEIVTEVLEARRARGTQGSLLALAVPVVVRSLYAADAIGEALVARGLDD, from the coding sequence ATGATCGGCCTCTACTCCCCCGGGCATTCACTCCTCCACCGGGCGCCGACCCTGCTCAAGCTGGCCGTCCTGTCGGCCGGGGTGCTCTGGGTCGGCATTCTCGGCGAACCGTGGCAGCTCCTGGTCGCGCTCGGTATCATCGCCGGCCTGTATCTCGGGGCCGGCGTGCCTGCGCGCGCGGCCTGGCAGCAGATCGGTCCGATCCTGTGGATCCTCCTGATCGCCGTGCCGATCCAGGCGCTCCTGGCGGGCTGGGTCCCGGCGGCGCTCATGGCCGGGCGGCTGCTCGCGGCCGTCGCCCTCGCCGCGCTCTTCACGCTCACGACCACCGTCACGGCGGTCCTCGAGGGGTTCCAGCGGCTGCTCCGCCCTTTCGATCGCTGGGTCGATGCCGACAGGGTCGGACTGCTCGTTGCGATCACGCTGCGCTGCATCCCCCTCGTCGCCGAGATCGTCACCGAGGTGCTCGAGGCACGCAGGGCCCGCGGCACCCAGGGCTCCCTGCTCGCGCTCGCGGTGCCGGTCGTCGTGCGCTCCCTGTACGCAGCGGATGCGATCGGCGAGGCCCTCGTCGCGCGCGGCCTCGACGACTGA
- a CDS encoding ABC transporter ATP-binding protein, with protein MSTIVFDGVSHSFGDRSVLRDLSLTLAERRIGIVGANGSGKSTLVRLINGLITPDAGTVTVDGLLVAKNAREVRRRVGFIFTNPDNQIVMPTVEEDVAFSLRKRGLSAAEIAGRTQAALDRFGLSGHAAHPAHRLSGGQKQLLALAAVLVGEPQVVVADEPTTLLDARNSRRIADLFRAMTQQVIVVTHQLDLLEDFDRVICIEDGTVVADGAPAVAIDAYRALLA; from the coding sequence GTGAGCACGATCGTCTTCGACGGGGTGTCGCACTCCTTCGGGGACCGCAGCGTGCTCCGCGACCTGAGCCTCACCCTCGCTGAACGCCGCATCGGGATCGTGGGCGCGAACGGCTCGGGCAAATCCACCCTCGTCCGCCTGATCAACGGGCTCATCACACCGGATGCCGGCACCGTCACGGTCGACGGGCTCCTCGTCGCGAAGAACGCGCGCGAAGTACGGCGCAGGGTCGGCTTCATCTTCACCAATCCCGACAACCAGATCGTGATGCCCACCGTCGAGGAGGACGTCGCGTTCAGCCTCCGCAAACGCGGGCTGAGTGCCGCCGAGATCGCCGGCCGCACCCAGGCGGCACTCGACCGCTTCGGGCTCAGCGGCCACGCCGCCCATCCGGCGCATCGGCTCTCCGGCGGCCAGAAGCAATTGCTCGCCCTCGCCGCTGTCCTCGTCGGCGAGCCGCAGGTCGTCGTGGCCGACGAGCCGACAACACTCCTGGACGCCCGCAATTCCCGGCGCATCGCCGACCTCTTCCGGGCCATGACCCAGCAGGTGATCGTGGTCACCCATCAGCTCGACCTGCTCGAAGACTTCGACAGGGTGATCTGCATCGAGGACGGCACGGTCGTCGCGGACGGCGCACCGGCCGTGGCCATCGATGCCTACCGGGCATTGCTGGCATGA
- a CDS encoding biotin transporter BioY → MTARTLTVRDLAQIAIFAALIAALGVPGPLSLGVIAVPITLQTLGVMLTGAVLGARKGFFAVLLFLALTAAGLPLLAGGRGGLAWFTTSPSAGYLYGWLLGVLVIGYLTGRLLPKYPLWPALGATVLGGIVVIYAIGVPVTAFTLHLPIWGALIDASKFLPGDAIKAVVTVLVARQVHRAYPGLVPRRRAVTASSATTTSTATTTTTSAATSARASDE, encoded by the coding sequence ATGACCGCCAGAACCCTGACCGTGCGCGACCTCGCGCAAATCGCCATCTTCGCCGCGCTGATCGCGGCCCTCGGCGTCCCCGGACCCCTCTCCCTCGGCGTGATCGCGGTACCGATCACCCTGCAGACCCTCGGCGTGATGCTCACCGGCGCGGTCCTCGGGGCCCGCAAGGGCTTCTTCGCCGTGCTGCTCTTCCTCGCCCTCACCGCGGCAGGGCTGCCGCTGCTCGCCGGCGGCCGTGGCGGCCTCGCCTGGTTCACGACCTCGCCGTCCGCGGGATATCTCTACGGCTGGCTCCTCGGCGTGCTCGTGATCGGGTACCTCACCGGCCGGCTGCTCCCGAAATACCCGCTCTGGCCCGCCCTCGGCGCGACCGTGCTCGGCGGCATCGTCGTGATCTACGCCATCGGCGTTCCCGTCACGGCGTTCACCCTGCACCTCCCGATCTGGGGCGCCCTGATCGACGCCTCGAAGTTCCTGCCCGGAGACGCGATTAAGGCCGTGGTCACCGTGCTCGTCGCCCGGCAGGTGCACCGCGCATACCCGGGGCTCGTCCCCCGCCGCCGAGCGGTCACCGCGTCGTCCGCGACCACGACCTCTACCGCGACCACGACCACGACCTCGGCCGCGACCTCGGCCCGGGCCTCGGACGAGTAG
- a CDS encoding glycoside hydrolase family 15 protein yields the protein MPHGDGRPDQGIWEVRGPAREFTHSCVVVWAAFDRWCGAVPNSASTAPSNAGPPSETRSAATSSSGASTPNSAHTPSTRTYTQYFGGTEVDASLLVLPQVGFHDPTDAGMLGTVAAIEADLLRDGLVLRYRTEVPVDGLAGRVDYDDAADAITAMEDRGARLARTGNEAAATAVSGAGR from the coding sequence ATGCCGCACGGTGACGGCCGGCCGGACCAGGGCATCTGGGAGGTGCGCGGGCCGGCCCGCGAATTCACCCACTCCTGCGTGGTGGTCTGGGCGGCCTTCGACCGATGGTGCGGGGCTGTACCGAATTCGGCGTCGACGGCCCCGTCGAACGCTGGACCGCCCTCTGAGACGAGATCCGCAGCGACATCGAGCAGCGGGGCTTCAACGCCGAACTCCGCACATACACCCAGTACTCGCACATACACCCAGTACTTCGGCGGCACAGAGGTGGACGCCTCCCTGCTCGTGCTTCCCCAGGTGGGCTTCCATGATCCGACGGATGCCGGGATGCTCGGCACGGTCGCCGCGATCGAGGCCGACCTGTTGCGGGACGGCCTGGTGCTGCGTTACCGCACGGAGGTTCCCGTCGACGGACTGGCCGGTCGCGTAGATTACGACGATGCCGCCGATGCGATCACGGCGATGGAGGATCGGGGCGCCCGGCTTGCCAGGACGGGCAACGAGGCCGCCGCCACGGCCGTTTCCGGCGCCGGCCGATAG
- a CDS encoding helix-turn-helix domain-containing protein, whose product MQIEPEDLVPAAAAPATATVRPGAGAELRVMALQQFAAVGFAGTSLQQIAASAGYSKSSVLYHFASKDALLGEVLTPAIERLEAILGGFTSTSENAASRHRFIEDFVDFLLQYRLEVHVLINQAQSLKGIAVIDRARALIVRLGDALCQEHATTIDRMRFGVALGGAAYSLVAGLTFFDEDITPSDDLRPALITLLSELLAPVAVRTTQSRK is encoded by the coding sequence GTGCAGATCGAACCGGAAGACCTCGTCCCCGCAGCGGCCGCGCCCGCGACCGCGACCGTCCGCCCCGGCGCTGGAGCCGAACTGCGGGTCATGGCGCTCCAGCAGTTCGCCGCCGTCGGGTTCGCCGGTACCTCCCTGCAGCAGATCGCAGCATCCGCCGGGTACTCGAAATCGAGTGTGCTCTACCATTTCGCCTCGAAGGACGCCCTCCTCGGCGAGGTGCTGACCCCGGCCATCGAACGCCTCGAGGCCATCCTCGGCGGGTTCACGTCGACCTCGGAGAACGCGGCCTCGCGGCACCGGTTCATCGAGGACTTCGTCGACTTCCTGCTCCAGTACCGGCTCGAAGTGCATGTCCTGATCAACCAGGCCCAGTCCCTCAAGGGCATCGCCGTGATCGATCGGGCCAGGGCCCTGATCGTGCGCCTCGGCGACGCCCTCTGCCAGGAGCACGCCACGACCATCGACCGGATGCGCTTCGGTGTCGCGCTCGGCGGCGCCGCGTACTCCCTCGTCGCCGGCCTGACGTTCTTCGACGAGGACATCACGCCGTCCGATGATCTCCGGCCCGCCCTCATCACCCTCCTCTCCGAGCTCCTCGCCCCCGTCGCCGTCCGCACCACCCAGTCCAGGAAGTAA
- a CDS encoding MMPL family transporter: MATLLYRIGYFAYKRAWLVIGVWALLLLGILGGGIALGGKTAESFAIPGTESQDAIDQLAAVFPQAAGASVQVVYRTPDGASVNTEPYKTAITDMATELEAVPGVVSVITPYSDYASSAISTDEATARSVVQLDGPSADVTDATLNAVTATAAIAEKVGLEVAFGGQAFSSNSFGITITEVFGLLFAGVVLLITFGSLASAGMPLLMALIGVGEAIGGITAISAFVPVSSTAPMLAMMLGLAVGIDYSLFILSRHRTQLARGVEPRESASTSVATAGSAVVFAGLTVIIALLGLLVVGIPFLSVMGVGAAVAVFIAILVAITLLPAILGLAKGRLTPKPGGRAYNRATTPDTGRPTMGRRWVGLVMKAPIVAVILVVGILGTLAIPALSLDLNLPDGASEPVDSTQHKAFTMIEEGFGPGYNGPLIVVVDITQTTNIFPDLETISAKLRTLPDVAFVGKGTPNATVDTAIIQVMPNSAPNDPKTKDLVQAIRDLAPGIDSELGTPVTVTGATAVSIDISNRLSNALIPFALIVVGLSIILLTMVFRSVFVPVKAAIGFLLSVFASIGATVAIFQWGWFAALLGVSTPGPILSFLPILLMAVLFGLAMDYEVFLVSGMREEYVKNNDPRQAVVYGFAHAARVVTAAALIMFFVFFAFVPDGTGAIKGIAFALAVGVFLDAFLVRMTLVPAAMALAGRTAWWLPRWLDRLLPNVDIEGEGLRHHMLDSHWAKAQDGAITADDAVFGLLGSTIGPLTVSVPTGSVLVLTGTTAHRRVVAATLAGRLDPVSGRLQVLSYPLPSERGRALRVVALADVGDSRDNGLTIGELLAERLDLTQPRFRSRSRRGQLDGWIGRINRAIADDRAPVAPLTADTLVSSLSAVSRAAVLVAAALAERPGVVVIDLGEGLPADPAGLSIGVVVATLAPADTTLIIAAASQHPLTAAGRAVLVVDLETLEPVEPAGPAASGALGGYPPLDPEPRHATRPTDTLDPRDAVFGADALDGKAALR; encoded by the coding sequence ATGGCAACCCTTCTGTATCGGATCGGCTACTTCGCCTACAAGCGCGCGTGGCTCGTCATCGGCGTCTGGGCACTCCTCCTCCTCGGGATCCTCGGCGGCGGCATCGCCCTCGGCGGCAAGACCGCCGAGTCCTTCGCGATCCCAGGCACCGAATCGCAGGACGCGATCGACCAGCTCGCCGCCGTTTTCCCCCAGGCGGCCGGAGCCTCGGTGCAGGTCGTCTACAGGACCCCGGACGGGGCATCCGTCAATACGGAGCCGTACAAGACGGCCATCACCGACATGGCGACCGAACTCGAGGCCGTTCCCGGCGTTGTGTCCGTGATCACCCCGTATTCCGACTACGCCTCGAGTGCCATCTCGACGGACGAGGCGACCGCGCGCAGCGTCGTTCAACTCGACGGTCCATCCGCGGATGTGACAGACGCGACCCTCAACGCCGTCACGGCGACGGCCGCGATCGCGGAGAAGGTCGGTCTCGAGGTCGCCTTCGGCGGCCAGGCCTTCTCGTCCAACAGCTTCGGCATCACCATCACCGAGGTGTTCGGCCTCCTCTTCGCCGGGGTCGTGCTGCTGATCACCTTCGGCTCGCTGGCATCGGCAGGGATGCCCCTGCTGATGGCGCTCATCGGCGTCGGCGAGGCCATCGGCGGCATCACCGCGATCTCCGCGTTCGTGCCCGTCTCGAGCACCGCACCGATGCTCGCAATGATGCTCGGGCTCGCGGTCGGCATCGACTACTCACTCTTCATCCTGTCCAGGCACCGGACCCAGCTCGCCAGGGGCGTAGAGCCGCGGGAATCGGCATCGACGAGCGTGGCCACCGCCGGGAGCGCGGTCGTCTTCGCCGGGCTCACCGTCATCATCGCCCTGCTCGGACTGCTCGTCGTCGGAATCCCGTTCCTGAGCGTGATGGGTGTGGGAGCCGCGGTCGCCGTCTTCATCGCCATTCTCGTCGCGATCACCCTCTTGCCCGCGATTCTCGGCCTCGCCAAGGGCCGTCTCACCCCGAAACCCGGCGGGCGCGCTTACAACCGGGCGACCACGCCGGACACCGGCCGGCCCACGATGGGCCGCAGATGGGTCGGCCTCGTGATGAAGGCACCGATCGTCGCCGTCATCCTCGTCGTCGGAATCCTCGGCACCCTCGCGATCCCCGCGCTCAGCCTCGACCTCAACCTTCCGGACGGAGCGTCCGAGCCGGTCGACTCGACCCAGCACAAGGCGTTCACCATGATCGAGGAGGGCTTCGGTCCCGGCTACAACGGCCCGCTCATCGTGGTCGTCGACATCACCCAGACCACGAACATCTTCCCTGACCTCGAGACGATCAGCGCCAAGCTGCGTACGCTGCCCGACGTCGCCTTCGTCGGCAAGGGCACCCCGAACGCCACCGTCGACACCGCGATCATCCAGGTGATGCCGAACAGTGCGCCGAACGACCCCAAGACCAAGGATCTCGTCCAGGCCATCCGCGACCTCGCGCCGGGGATCGACTCCGAACTCGGGACTCCCGTCACGGTGACGGGAGCGACGGCCGTGTCGATCGACATCTCGAACCGGCTGAGCAACGCCCTCATCCCGTTCGCGCTCATCGTCGTCGGGCTCTCAATCATCCTGCTGACGATGGTGTTCCGCTCCGTCTTCGTTCCGGTCAAGGCCGCGATCGGGTTCCTGCTCTCTGTCTTCGCCTCGATCGGTGCGACCGTCGCGATCTTCCAGTGGGGATGGTTCGCCGCCCTGCTCGGGGTGAGCACGCCCGGTCCGATCCTGAGCTTCCTGCCGATCCTGCTGATGGCCGTGCTCTTCGGACTGGCCATGGACTACGAGGTCTTCCTCGTCTCAGGGATGCGTGAGGAGTACGTCAAGAACAACGACCCGCGCCAGGCCGTCGTTTACGGATTCGCACACGCCGCCCGCGTCGTCACGGCGGCGGCACTCATCATGTTCTTCGTCTTCTTCGCCTTCGTGCCCGACGGCACCGGGGCGATCAAGGGCATCGCATTCGCCCTGGCCGTCGGCGTGTTCCTCGACGCCTTCCTGGTTCGGATGACACTCGTGCCGGCAGCGATGGCCCTCGCAGGCCGGACGGCGTGGTGGCTGCCGCGCTGGCTCGACCGCCTGCTCCCCAACGTCGACATCGAGGGCGAGGGTCTCCGCCACCACATGCTCGACAGCCACTGGGCGAAGGCCCAGGACGGCGCCATCACGGCGGACGACGCCGTCTTCGGCCTGCTGGGCAGCACGATCGGCCCGCTCACCGTTTCCGTGCCGACCGGATCGGTGCTGGTCCTCACCGGGACCACCGCCCATCGCCGGGTCGTCGCCGCGACGCTCGCCGGCCGTCTCGACCCGGTCTCCGGCCGGCTCCAGGTGCTCAGCTACCCGTTGCCCTCCGAACGCGGCCGCGCATTGCGCGTCGTCGCGCTCGCCGACGTCGGCGACAGTCGCGACAACGGCCTGACCATCGGCGAACTGCTCGCCGAGCGGCTCGACCTCACCCAGCCACGGTTCCGCTCCCGCAGCCGGCGCGGTCAGCTCGACGGCTGGATCGGACGGATCAACCGTGCCATCGCCGACGACCGTGCCCCGGTCGCACCCCTCACCGCGGATACCCTGGTGTCTTCCCTCTCCGCCGTGTCCCGTGCCGCGGTCCTCGTCGCGGCGGCGCTGGCCGAGCGTCCTGGCGTCGTCGTCATCGACCTGGGCGAAGGACTCCCCGCCGATCCCGCAGGACTCAGCATCGGTGTCGTGGTTGCGACGCTCGCCCCCGCCGACACCACGCTCATCATCGCGGCGGCGTCGCAGCATCCGCTCACCGCAGCCGGGCGGGCCGTGCTGGTCGTCGACCTCGAAACGCTCGAGCCCGTCGAACCGGCAGGTCCCGCCGCCAGCGGAGCTCTCGGCGGATACCCACCCCTCGACCCGGAGCCGCGTCATGCGACCCGGCCAACCGACACCCTCGACCCCCGCGACGCCGTCTTCGGCGCCGACGCCCTGGATGGAAAGGCCGCACTGCGATGA